A genomic window from Methanobrevibacter arboriphilus JCM 13429 = DSM 1125 includes:
- a CDS encoding MarR family winged helix-turn-helix transcriptional regulator yields MDLDEKVDKSLMDEFLISDLVKIIHKSYKHYLMHQLAYLDVTPGQIPFILELMHEPLYQSDLTSKLLLSRAVTAKTLKKLDEKDIIERRVAKDNKRKNEVFLTNKGKVIASKIEKIEENWDNILLKNFIKEFPDLDEEGLKKILKSLAKASLNSIIEERENFDDFGDFDTFHKMYHSRGHPFKGHHFRGNMSRKDFFRKRGEFRVKRFKKQ; encoded by the coding sequence ATGGATTTAGATGAAAAAGTCGATAAAAGTTTAATGGATGAATTTTTAATAAGTGATCTAGTTAAAATTATTCATAAATCATATAAACATTATTTAATGCATCAATTAGCTTACTTGGACGTGACTCCTGGTCAAATTCCTTTTATATTAGAGTTAATGCATGAACCACTTTATCAAAGTGATTTAACATCCAAATTACTTTTAAGCAGAGCAGTAACAGCTAAAACTCTTAAAAAACTTGATGAAAAAGATATAATTGAGAGGAGAGTTGCTAAAGACAATAAAAGAAAAAATGAAGTTTTTTTAACTAATAAAGGAAAAGTTATCGCCTCTAAAATTGAAAAAATTGAAGAAAATTGGGATAATATTCTTTTAAAGAATTTCATTAAAGAATTCCCTGATTTAGATGAAGAAGGATTAAAAAAAATATTAAAATCTTTAGCTAAGGCTTCTTTGAATTCAATTATTGAAGAAAGAGAAAATTTTGATGATTTTGGAGACTTTGATACTTTTCATAAGATGTACCATTCTAGAGGCCATCCATTTAAAGGACATCATTTTAGAGGTAATATGTCTAGAAAAGATTTTTTTAGAAAAAGAGGAGAGTTTAGAGTGAAAAGATTTAAAAAACAATAA
- a CDS encoding fumarylacetoacetate hydrolase family protein encodes MKFLRFFVNDFLCNDNDIMNCSFDSSNIKSGYFDGEKIVSLIDPLEIVLNNWQNEGYLEDQILNSYSLEDVIFAPPTNPSKIICIGLNYKDHAQELGMELPDEPKIFLKPPSSVIAHLDDIIYPEMSSEVDYEAELAIIISKTGKNISFDDADDHIGGYTILNDVTARDIQRKDEQWTRAKSFDTFAPIGPYIETEMDPMNQNISLYINNKVKQESNTKNMIFSPKDLVEFISSIMTLNAGDIIATGTPSGVGQMNKGDISEVTIEGIGTLTNKVI; translated from the coding sequence ATGAAGTTTTTAAGATTTTTTGTTAATGATTTTCTTTGTAATGATAATGATATTATGAATTGTTCTTTTGATTCCTCTAATATTAAAAGTGGTTATTTTGATGGTGAAAAGATTGTTTCATTGATTGATCCACTTGAAATTGTTTTAAATAATTGGCAAAATGAGGGATATCTTGAAGATCAGATTTTAAATAGCTATTCTCTTGAAGATGTTATTTTTGCTCCACCTACCAATCCTTCAAAAATTATTTGTATTGGTTTAAATTATAAAGATCATGCTCAAGAACTTGGCATGGAACTACCTGATGAACCTAAAATTTTTTTAAAGCCTCCTTCTTCTGTAATTGCTCATCTAGACGATATCATATATCCTGAAATGTCCTCTGAGGTAGATTATGAAGCAGAATTAGCTATTATAATATCTAAAACTGGGAAAAATATTAGTTTTGATGATGCTGATGATCATATTGGTGGTTATACAATATTAAATGATGTTACTGCTAGAGATATTCAAAGAAAAGATGAACAATGGACTAGAGCTAAGAGTTTTGATACATTTGCTCCGATTGGTCCTTATATTGAAACAGAAATGGATCCTATGAATCAAAATATATCTTTATATATTAATAATAAAGTTAAACAAGAATCTAATACTAAAAACATGATTTTTTCTCCAAAAGATCTTGTTGAGTTTATTTCAAGTATAATGACTTTAAATGCTGGTGATATAATTGCTACTGGGACTCCTTCAGGTGTTGGACAGATGAATAAGGGAGATATATCTGAAGTAACAATCGAAGGCATTGGAACACTAACTAATAAAGTCATTTGA
- the hisG gene encoding ATP phosphoribosyltransferase, with translation MKIKIAIPSKGRISDPAVAILEKAGLGLKDASNRKLFSNTHNSDISVMFARAADIPEFVADGIVDMGITGLDLIKESNSDVEILTDLKFGQTSLVLASPEDSDINSLDDIKSEIVVATEFPNLTDSYLKSHGINAKIVELTGSTEIAPFIGIADIIADLTSTGTTLKMNHLKIIDNILDSSIKLIANKDEYFNNNEKKNLIGTVNISINGVIEAERKKLLMMNVSKDNLQIIKDLMPSMTGPTVSEVLSDREDTVAVQAVVDEEEVFDLVNKLKNSGARDILVVPIERII, from the coding sequence ATGAAAATTAAAATTGCAATTCCGTCTAAAGGGCGAATTAGTGATCCTGCAGTAGCTATCTTAGAAAAAGCTGGCCTAGGACTTAAAGATGCTTCTAATAGAAAATTATTTTCAAACACTCATAATTCTGATATTAGTGTAATGTTTGCTCGTGCAGCTGATATTCCTGAATTTGTAGCTGATGGTATAGTGGACATGGGAATTACTGGCTTAGATTTAATCAAAGAAAGCAATTCTGATGTTGAAATTTTAACTGATCTTAAATTTGGTCAAACTAGCTTAGTTCTTGCTTCTCCTGAGGATTCTGATATTAATTCTCTTGATGATATTAAATCAGAGATTGTTGTAGCAACTGAATTTCCTAATTTAACTGACTCTTATCTTAAAAGTCATGGAATTAATGCAAAAATTGTTGAGCTCACTGGTTCAACAGAAATAGCTCCTTTCATTGGGATAGCTGATATTATAGCAGATTTAACTAGTACTGGAACTACTTTAAAAATGAATCATCTTAAAATTATTGATAATATTTTAGATAGCTCAATAAAGCTTATTGCTAATAAAGATGAATATTTTAACAATAATGAAAAGAAAAATCTTATAGGCACTGTTAATATTAGTATTAATGGTGTTATTGAAGCAGAAAGGAAAAAATTACTAATGATGAATGTTTCAAAGGATAATTTACAAATTATTAAAGATTTAATGCCTTCAATGACTGGCCCTACTGTTTCAGAGGTTTTATCTGATAGGGAGGATACTGTAGCTGTTCAAGCTGTTGTAGATGAGGAAGAAGTTTTTGATCTTGTAAATAAACTTAAAAATTCAGGTGCTAGAGATATATTAGTTGTACCTATAGAAAGGATTATTTAA
- a CDS encoding amidohydrolase family protein, translated as METKNILIKNATILNPKSAEKDNIESFKGDLLIENDKIAEISKKNEELINSKGVEKIIDGKNKILMPGLINTHTHISMNLLRGLADDMALDEWLNNHIWPTEAGLNGEYCYDGALLAITEMIKSGTTTFNDMYFFMEDVAKAVNESGIRGCLSYGMIDFGDEEKRENEFKENIKLIKNCNDTAEGRIKTFFGPHATFTASKELLERVRYEANKYNVGIHIHMNETKKEIEDVKEATGKLPFEYLEDIGFLNSDVLAAHGVWLSKEEIEIIKKRDVKISHNPCSNMKLASGIAPVQELLSKNVCVGLGTDSVASNNNLDMFEEMKFASLLQKVNNMNPESLNSNQTIKMATINGANALNLEKEVGSIEIGKKADLILIDNKSVNLNPMSEKISSNLVYAANGSNVNTTICNGKILMEDKKLITLNESKIIEKANKSIKELKEIREESK; from the coding sequence ATGGAAACAAAAAATATTCTAATTAAAAATGCAACAATATTAAATCCAAAATCAGCAGAAAAAGATAACATAGAGTCTTTTAAAGGAGATCTATTAATCGAAAACGATAAAATAGCTGAAATATCTAAAAAAAATGAGGAACTCATAAATTCAAAAGGTGTAGAAAAGATTATTGATGGAAAAAACAAAATATTAATGCCAGGCCTGATTAACACACATACACATATATCTATGAATCTTCTTAGGGGATTAGCTGATGATATGGCTCTTGATGAATGGTTAAACAATCATATATGGCCAACTGAAGCTGGATTAAATGGAGAATATTGCTATGATGGTGCACTTTTAGCAATTACAGAAATGATTAAATCTGGTACAACAACCTTCAATGATATGTATTTTTTCATGGAAGATGTAGCTAAAGCTGTAAATGAATCAGGAATAAGGGGATGTCTTTCTTATGGAATGATTGATTTTGGTGATGAGGAAAAACGTGAAAATGAATTTAAAGAAAACATAAAATTAATAAAAAATTGTAATGATACTGCTGAAGGAAGAATAAAAACATTTTTTGGACCACATGCAACATTTACAGCATCAAAAGAGTTATTAGAAAGAGTAAGATATGAAGCTAATAAATACAATGTTGGAATCCACATACATATGAATGAAACAAAAAAAGAAATTGAAGATGTTAAAGAAGCTACTGGAAAACTTCCATTTGAATATTTAGAAGATATTGGATTTTTAAATAGTGATGTTTTAGCTGCACATGGAGTGTGGTTGTCTAAAGAAGAAATAGAAATTATAAAAAAAAGAGATGTCAAAATATCTCATAATCCTTGTAGTAATATGAAATTAGCCTCAGGAATAGCTCCAGTGCAAGAATTATTATCAAAAAATGTATGTGTAGGGCTTGGAACTGATAGTGTAGCTTCAAATAATAATTTAGATATGTTTGAAGAGATGAAATTTGCTTCACTTCTTCAAAAAGTAAATAATATGAATCCTGAATCTTTAAATTCCAATCAAACAATAAAAATGGCAACAATTAATGGAGCTAATGCTTTAAATCTCGAAAAAGAAGTAGGTTCAATTGAAATTGGTAAAAAAGCAGACTTAATATTAATAGATAATAAATCAGTTAATTTAAATCCAATGAGTGAAAAGATTAGTTCAAATCTTGTTTATGCAGCTAATGGATCTAATGTGAATACAACCATTTGTAATGGTAAAATATTGATGGAAGATAAGAAATTAATAACATTAAATGAAAGTAAAATTATTGAAAAAGCTAATAAATCTATTAAAGAGTTAAAAGAAATAAGAGAAGAATCAAAATAA
- the tfrA gene encoding fumarate reductase (CoM/CoB) subunit TfrA, producing the protein METRIIKSDVLIIGSGGAGCRAAIEISNNGLNPLIISKGLSFRSGCTGMAEGGYNAAFAFVDEEDTKDIHFKDTIKGGSYLNDSKLARILVDEATDRLIDLEEYGALFDRQDSGELNQRPFGGQTFRRTCFQGDRTGHEIMMALKEEIIKKKIPTIDEVMITSLIPDDSKQKVIGAVGLSLKNSEIIFFQSKAVILATGGAGQLYPVTSNTLQKNGDGFALAYNVGADLIDMEEIQFHPTGMLYPDSRKGILVTEAVRGEGGILLNKNNERFMGNYDDRKELATRDVVSRAIYNEIRCGRGNENRGVYLDVTHLDDEVIEEKLETMLFQFLDVGVDIRKQPMEVAPTAHHFMGGIRIDENCKSTVSNLFAAGEAAGGVHGANRLGGNALADTQVFGKRAGISASKAAKSSDFGINNEEIKNEIDRINKLFKKGPILPFEIKKELQNLMWDKVAIIRNEKDLKEALSHIRTLKEKLNDMDVNNETHYNKGLQEALEVINMIEIAELTVKSALIRKESRGAHFREDFPDTKEEWKKSIVMNKNNSVKCVSR; encoded by the coding sequence ATGGAAACTAGAATTATTAAATCAGATGTTCTTATTATTGGCTCAGGGGGTGCTGGATGCCGTGCAGCAATCGAAATTTCCAATAATGGTCTTAATCCTTTGATAATTTCTAAAGGACTTTCATTTAGATCCGGTTGTACTGGAATGGCTGAAGGAGGTTACAATGCAGCTTTTGCATTTGTCGATGAGGAGGATACTAAGGATATTCATTTTAAGGATACTATAAAAGGTGGTAGCTATCTTAATGATTCTAAATTAGCAAGAATATTAGTAGATGAAGCTACAGATAGATTAATCGATCTTGAAGAGTATGGTGCTCTTTTTGATAGACAAGATTCGGGTGAACTAAATCAAAGACCATTTGGAGGTCAAACATTCAGAAGAACTTGTTTTCAAGGTGATCGGACTGGGCATGAGATAATGATGGCTTTAAAAGAGGAGATAATAAAGAAAAAAATTCCTACAATTGATGAAGTTATGATAACTTCACTAATACCCGATGATTCTAAACAAAAAGTTATTGGTGCAGTGGGATTATCTTTAAAAAACTCAGAAATCATTTTTTTCCAATCAAAAGCTGTAATCTTAGCTACTGGTGGAGCTGGTCAGCTTTATCCAGTAACTTCTAATACACTTCAAAAAAATGGGGATGGCTTTGCATTAGCTTACAATGTAGGGGCAGACCTTATTGATATGGAGGAAATTCAATTTCATCCAACTGGAATGTTATATCCTGATTCAAGAAAAGGAATTCTTGTTACAGAAGCTGTTCGTGGTGAAGGAGGAATTCTTTTAAACAAAAATAATGAGCGTTTCATGGGTAATTATGATGATAGAAAAGAATTAGCCACTCGTGATGTTGTTTCAAGAGCTATTTATAATGAAATAAGATGTGGGCGTGGAAATGAAAATAGGGGAGTTTATCTTGATGTTACTCATCTTGATGATGAGGTTATTGAGGAAAAACTTGAAACAATGCTTTTCCAGTTCCTTGATGTTGGTGTTGATATAAGAAAACAACCTATGGAAGTAGCTCCAACTGCTCATCATTTTATGGGTGGAATTAGAATTGATGAAAACTGTAAGTCCACTGTTAGCAATTTATTTGCTGCAGGAGAGGCTGCTGGGGGAGTTCATGGAGCTAATCGTCTTGGTGGAAATGCATTAGCTGATACTCAAGTGTTTGGAAAAAGAGCAGGAATTTCAGCATCAAAAGCTGCAAAAAGCTCTGATTTTGGAATTAACAATGAAGAAATCAAAAATGAAATTGATAGAATAAATAAACTATTTAAGAAAGGACCTATTCTACCATTTGAGATTAAAAAAGAGCTTCAAAATTTAATGTGGGATAAAGTAGCTATAATCAGAAATGAGAAAGACTTAAAAGAAGCTTTATCTCATATTAGGACATTAAAAGAAAAATTAAATGATATGGATGTTAATAATGAAACACATTATAATAAAGGGCTTCAAGAAGCTTTAGAAGTTATTAACATGATTGAAATTGCTGAATTAACTGTAAAATCAGCTTTAATTAGAAAAGAAAGTCGTGGAGCTCATTTTAGAGAAGATTTCCCTGATACAAAAGAAGAATGGAAAAAGAGTATTGTAATGAATAAGAATAATAGTGTTAAATGTGTAAGTAGATAA
- the sepS gene encoding O-phosphoserine--tRNA ligase, whose product MDKKKIIKLAKKDFERAWVESGNLVKKSHPDKEYPRLKYEIGKSHILNDTIAMLREAYLRLGFSEAVNPLFIDKNDVYKQFGPEAPAVLDRCFYLAGLPRPDIGIGVDKINYIKKLGKDITDEKIAKLQEVFRGYKKGYLDGDDLVLKVSEALEIDNEEGLSILEKVFPEIKDLMPIASNTTLRSHMTSGWFISLEKMVKKSKPPLKMFSIDRCFRREQKEDSSHLMTYHSASCVIVDDEVTLDMGKAISEALLEYFGFSKFKFVPDEKKSKYYIPETQTEVYGYHPKLNEWVEIATFGLYSPIALSKYGIEKEVMNLGLGVERIAMVLNQMNDVRNLVYPQLYQKLELSDRDIATMLNYNYYPVTEEGQSLMESILNVWTNEKDCNSPCEFTIFEGEFLNKEISVKAFEGENNAKLLGPASTNHVYIYGGNILGIPENIELSIKKVELNPQEYNEKDIINEIPDDTKIIYDAVKNGVPTNIRYIDALSAKTAYKIEEAVLSRSEDLIFRNTIARALSDVNLKLDNIAMNYINNENKLIDIRGPIFSTIKLEVK is encoded by the coding sequence TTGGATAAGAAAAAGATTATAAAATTAGCTAAAAAAGATTTTGAGCGTGCTTGGGTTGAATCTGGAAATTTAGTAAAAAAATCACATCCTGATAAAGAATATCCTAGATTAAAATATGAAATAGGAAAATCACATATCTTAAATGATACAATAGCAATGCTTCGTGAAGCATACCTTAGACTTGGTTTCAGCGAAGCTGTTAATCCTTTATTTATTGATAAAAATGATGTTTACAAACAGTTTGGTCCTGAAGCTCCAGCTGTTCTTGATAGATGTTTCTATTTAGCAGGACTACCTCGTCCAGATATTGGAATAGGTGTAGATAAAATAAATTATATCAAAAAACTTGGAAAAGATATTACTGATGAAAAAATAGCTAAGCTCCAAGAAGTCTTTAGAGGATACAAAAAAGGATATCTTGATGGAGACGATCTTGTATTGAAAGTTTCTGAAGCACTTGAAATAGACAATGAAGAAGGATTGAGTATTCTTGAAAAAGTTTTTCCAGAGATTAAAGATTTAATGCCTATTGCAAGTAACACCACACTTAGATCCCATATGACTTCAGGATGGTTCATATCACTTGAAAAGATGGTTAAAAAATCTAAACCCCCATTAAAAATGTTTTCAATAGATAGATGTTTTAGAAGAGAGCAAAAAGAAGATTCTAGTCATCTTATGACCTATCATTCAGCATCATGTGTTATTGTAGATGATGAAGTGACTCTTGACATGGGGAAAGCTATTTCAGAAGCATTACTTGAGTATTTTGGATTTTCTAAATTTAAATTTGTTCCTGATGAAAAAAAATCTAAATATTATATTCCAGAAACACAGACTGAGGTTTATGGATATCATCCTAAGTTAAATGAATGGGTTGAAATAGCTACCTTTGGACTTTATTCCCCAATAGCTCTTTCAAAATATGGAATTGAAAAAGAAGTGATGAATCTTGGTTTAGGTGTTGAAAGAATAGCTATGGTTTTAAATCAGATGAATGATGTTAGAAACTTAGTATATCCACAATTATATCAAAAATTAGAGCTTAGTGATCGTGATATAGCTACAATGTTAAATTATAATTATTATCCTGTTACAGAAGAAGGGCAATCCCTAATGGAGAGCATTTTAAATGTTTGGACTAATGAAAAAGACTGTAATTCTCCTTGTGAGTTTACAATATTTGAAGGGGAATTTTTAAATAAAGAAATATCAGTTAAAGCTTTTGAAGGGGAAAATAATGCTAAACTTCTTGGTCCTGCTTCAACAAACCATGTTTATATTTATGGTGGAAATATTCTTGGTATTCCAGAAAACATAGAGCTAAGTATTAAAAAAGTTGAGTTAAATCCTCAAGAATATAATGAAAAAGATATTATAAATGAAATACCAGATGATACAAAGATTATTTATGATGCAGTTAAAAATGGTGTTCCAACTAATATACGATATATAGATGCATTAAGTGCAAAAACCGCTTATAAAATTGAAGAAGCAGTCCTTAGTAGATCAGAAGATTTAATATTTAGAAATACAATTGCAAGGGCTTTATCAGATGTTAATCTAAAGCTGGATAATATTGCTATGAATTATATTAATAATGAAAATAAATTAATTGATATTAGAGGACCAATATTTTCTACTATAAAATTAGAAGTTAAATAA
- a CDS encoding DUF120 domain-containing protein yields MEIKGSIATGYGKGAYFLGQKFYKSKFNEKCGFTPYPGTLNIVVPEKYLDSIKRIKSNTNNIIKPREGFGGVRYIKAKLKDLNTQNTVTGAIVFPDKTTHEENYLEFIAKENLRKKFNLKDEDEVKISIDEQ; encoded by the coding sequence ATGGAAATCAAAGGATCAATAGCTACAGGATATGGAAAAGGAGCGTATTTTTTAGGACAAAAATTTTACAAGTCAAAATTCAATGAAAAATGTGGTTTTACACCATACCCCGGAACGCTTAATATAGTTGTTCCTGAAAAGTATTTGGACTCAATAAAAAGAATAAAGTCAAATACTAATAATATTATAAAACCAAGAGAAGGTTTTGGTGGTGTTAGATATATTAAAGCTAAATTAAAAGATCTAAATACCCAAAATACTGTTACTGGAGCTATAGTATTCCCAGATAAAACCACACATGAAGAAAATTATCTAGAATTTATAGCTAAAGAAAATCTTAGAAAAAAATTTAATTTAAAAGACGAAGACGAAGTTAAAATCAGTATTGATGAACAATAA
- the ribB gene encoding 3,4-dihydroxy-2-butanone-4-phosphate synthase gives MLKKALKALQNGEFVLMYDDEKRESETDMIIGAEFVGAKEVATMRNDAGGLICCCIHPEYCDSLGLPFMTDIMDVAKEKYPILGKLTPDDIPYDERSSFSVWANHRKTFTGITDNDRALTISKMAQMCKEERFDDFGKEFRSPGHVSLLRGADNLLKKRQGHTEISLAMGEMAGITPVTVVCEMMDGNTGEARSVADAEDYAEEHDLIFMDGNIVIEEYLKD, from the coding sequence ATGTTAAAAAAAGCATTAAAAGCATTACAAAATGGTGAATTTGTTCTTATGTATGATGATGAGAAAAGAGAAAGTGAAACTGACATGATTATAGGAGCAGAATTCGTTGGAGCTAAAGAAGTAGCTACCATGAGAAATGATGCTGGAGGTTTGATTTGTTGCTGTATTCATCCAGAATACTGTGATAGTCTTGGATTACCATTTATGACTGATATTATGGATGTAGCTAAAGAAAAATACCCAATTCTTGGAAAACTAACTCCAGATGACATTCCCTATGATGAAAGATCATCATTTTCTGTTTGGGCAAACCACAGGAAAACATTCACTGGAATAACTGATAATGACAGAGCTCTTACAATAAGTAAAATGGCTCAAATGTGTAAAGAAGAAAGATTTGATGATTTTGGAAAAGAATTTAGATCTCCAGGCCATGTATCCTTACTTAGAGGAGCAGATAATCTTTTAAAAAAAAGACAAGGACATACTGAGATAAGCTTAGCTATGGGTGAAATGGCTGGAATAACACCTGTAACCGTTGTTTGTGAAATGATGGACGGCAATACTGGTGAAGCAAGGTCTGTAGCTGATGCAGAAGACTATGCTGAAGAACATGATTTAATATTCATGGATGGAAATATAGTTATAGAAGAATACCTAAAAGATTAA
- a CDS encoding right-handed parallel beta-helix repeat-containing protein, whose translation MILNGNNNSISKNRASNNKNYGIQSFGNKNTITQNTVNKNKNHGIKVNGDRNKVKYNTARSCGEHGMKINGDRNIVYYNKLGKKMSKRICVYGYKNKVKKNKA comes from the coding sequence ATAATTCTTAATGGAAATAATAATTCAATCTCAAAAAATAGGGCAAGTAATAATAAGAATTATGGAATCCAATCTTTTGGAAATAAGAATACGATAACTCAAAACACAGTTAATAAAAATAAAAATCATGGTATTAAGGTTAATGGTGATAGAAACAAGGTTAAATATAATACTGCTCGTTCATGTGGTGAACATGGGATGAAGATTAATGGTGATCGAAATATTGTTTATTATAATAAGTTAGGTAAAAAAATGAGTAAAAGAATCTGTGTTTATGGATATAAAAATAAGGTTAAAAAGAATAAGGCATGA